The genome window CAAGTTGCACGTAGTAATGTGCTTGTTCAAGTTGTGGCCTGTCTATCGGAGATAGGAATTTCGATAGTAACAGCTGAATCGAAAGATGGCCAATGAAACCTGCTGGTACGAAGAGAACTAAGGGTAAATGTTCGTGTCGGAACCTGTCGTCAGCGAAGAACGAGCGCCGAAGGACTCACCAGAGCTGTCCCTTCCCGACAGCACTCAGAACTCCAGCTAGAATGTTTGCTGATACCAAACCGCCTATCATGCCAAGTGGTGTACCGATCAAAGCGACCAAAAATGGCTTCCAACTTCTCCTACCAAGATTCCTCAAAGTGATGCCGGCAGCCAGAGCTGCGAGTGCAGTGTAAATCCCGTCGGCTTTATTCATCGAAtactggaagaagagtcgaTCGTACAGAGCGAGATACACCACATCTGGAGGTGACCAGGCTTCCCGCATGAGCAGAGGAGACTCGGGAGACAGAAGGTAATCGACGATGGCCATGATATTGCTACCGAAGTGCTGGGCTGACCCACGCTCGATGTGCTCCAAGGTATCTCTGCGAGTATGGTAGAAGTAGCTGTGACCCACGATGGCCATCTGTggagatgtcagctgtcatCCAGTCGTCACAGATCTACTCACGTCTAATCCTGAGACGCCGAGATATCTTTCGAACTGTCCGAAATCGGTGCTGCGGGGAGATTAGCATCATTCCTCATGCTGTAACGAATAGAACTCACTCCGACATGATGATACCGGATTGGAAAACATCGGACGCAATGACGGTACCTCGAGGACTGGAATGGTCAGCCCGAGGTCACCTAAACTCAGACGTACTATGGTGAACGAGCAAACGCGTCTATCATCTCTTTGCTTGTagcttggaagagaagTGCACCTCCAGTAGATCCAGCCGCTGAGTTTGGCCGTAAGTAAGTGTTTTAAGGCATGAAGATCGTACTGACCCTCGAGGTTGATCATGGCTCGAACTCTGAAGtattgtcagcttgttcCTACAAGTGCCGTAGGTGGGGTGTTGTGGCTCACCTCTTCGCACTGGGGTGTTTGGTTGAGTACAAATGAGATCCGTCTTGGAGTGTTTCTGCGACAGTCAGCCTTATAGCTAACTGCAATCTCACCTTCGGCTCCATTCCACACTGAACCGGATTATCAGCTTTGCGAACATCTTCAGAGAGCAAGGTACTCCTTTTAACAGAACATacagaagatgatggacgCATCGAACGGCTcgttcctctccaccaacaCTCTCGCTACGTCCAACATCACTCCGGCACCGATCCCATCACTGCACCGTGCGAGCTTCATCAGTGCCGTCTACATTGTCTCGGCACTCGGACGGCcgtccactcactctgcaGCTCCAGGAGAAGGCATTGTCGAGTCGATATGTGCGCCAAGAAGGATCGCATCTTGGTCAAGATGAGGTGCTGAGGCGTTGTACGAGGGTGGATGTATGGATGTAAtctggaggatgatgttggcCACCCCGACATATGCCTTCAACACCTCATGATCCAGGATTTCGAAGCTTCAAGGGCCATCCATGCGTCGTTAGCATCCATGGCGGATGAATGTAGGGAGGACTCACGCGTGGAAGCCAGACCCCTTCTGGGCCCACCAATCGCACTTCAGATTCCCACCTTCGTCGCATTTCCTGACGAGTTTCTGCACCTCTGACAAGACATATTCTTCCCCTGCAATCGCTTCGTATGTGCCCACAGTCCTGTACCCTATTGTCTCGAGCGCTTGGATATGACCTAATATCAATTCTTCCGCGGGCTGAGGTCGACCTGACTCGTCACTGTGGAACCGCTGCAAGGTCAGCTACCGTCTGATGGGAAAAACTCTGAGCGGAGGTGTCCCGCTTGAAGATGAATGGCTCACTAAGGAGGCAATGGTTCTGGTAGACTATAATGAAGTTTCGAGAATAGGTAGGGTACGACGGTGAGAAGAGGTATGAAGACGAGCCAGTTCCAAAGAGGCGTTTTCTCCAAAGGATGTTCGGCAGGAGCAGGATCGCTCACTgtcaccttgaccttgattGGCGATTTCGACGATTTTGACTTTgacttgttgttgttcttcgGAGTGGACGCAACCGCATGACCGTTCGCAGCAGAATCTCTATCCACTCTACCTTTCCCGATCCCATCGGCGTTGAGGTTCTTTGGTGTAGATGTAGCTGATGTCGCCCCGTTGCCGTCGCCCTTCTTCGGCGTACTGGTGCCCTTGTCGGGCTTTGGTCGTGCCATAAGAATTGTTATCTACTTCAGCGAAACAGATACGACGTCGGTCTCCTTCTGGATCGAGTGTGTGGTAAAAGTAGACGATACGggtgagaaagaggagcaGGGGATCGGGGGGATGGGAGTAGTCTGGTCGAGTGTGATGAGGGGTAATTTATCTGTAACTTGGATGAATCCAGTAGCGAGAGCAGGGTGAGATGTGATATttgatgatgctgatgtcATGCCGAAAACTCAGATAAACTCAAATCTATACCAGTTACCAAAACAGAGAAAACATGACGAATGACAAGGTCAAAACATGTACGAGTaccctttctccctcttttcTCGCCTACCAAGCTTACATCTCAGCTCCCCACTCAGCTCGACCACCGACCGCTACCTCTGATACCGGAATCGGACTCCAGACGCGTAACTGAGCAGCATTTTCCCATTTCTCTCCTACTTAAcatctcaatctcatcatcataaAACGACGTAATCAAGTTGCCCTGGCTCTTGGAGCGGCGATCACCGCTGCAACCATTTTCTAATCGGGTGCCTAAACCAGCAGAGAAAAAAATGATCTGAATGATCAACTGATTCGACCTCTGTCAACCTTGATCAGCCGTGTCCTCCACACCAGAAACGCTGCATGCTTCCTACCTCCCTGAGGTGTATCTCCCGACGCGCTGCCAAGAGAATGTCACGATACGCCAACCTATCTCGTCAAGAGCTCATCGCGAGATTATCAGCTCTCGAAGGAATCAGTTCGTCATCGAGTGAACCTTCGACGGCCGATGTCCCACCTGTCGCCGGACCTTCAGTCTCTCATGCTGCGGCTGCAGCTACGGCTGGTCCTTCTACATTGACGACAACCGCTCCGGGCGTGACTACTGGAGATTCAACACCATCGTCGGCCGTAGACGAGAGTTTGACAGGACTCAACAAATCCCAACGAAGGGCCAACAAACGCGATGAAAAACCATTCCATTTCCCTTCCCACCCCACACGACACATCGCCCTCCTCGTAGCATATCACGGATGGCCCTACTCCGGCTTGGCTCTCCAACCCCCCACCTCACCCGATGCTCCTATCGTCCAGACAGTCGAGTCTGAGCTGATAGCCGCCCTCGAGAAGACGCGGTTGATCGAAGTTGGGAAGGGGTGGGAAGGGTGTGGGTACAGTCGATGTGGACGGACAGATAGGGgtgtgagtggagaggGTCAGGTGGTGAACCTCTGGGTGAGAAGCGCGAGAAGACCAGGTGATGGCGGATCAGATctgggtggaggagggtggAAGGAAGCTCGGGAGCCTTCACCGCCAAAACCTGCTGCACCTGATGAGGGCCAAATCGAAGATGAATCTTCCACTGGCAAGACTGTCGAAGCCAAGTCCAAATCGACTACGGTCGAATATCCCTATCCTAAACTGCTCAATTCTGTTCTCCCTCATTCTATCCGAATCCTCGCATGGTCTCCTCTATCCCGACCTTTCGACTCGCGATTTTCCTGCTCTCACCGCCATTACCGTTATGCCTTCCATCTCCGACCGACGCCCACCTCTCCgcctctcgatctcgctcTGATGCGCGACGCAGCCGCGCGGTTGATCGGTGAGTTCGACCATCGCAATTTCTGCAAGTTGGACGGCTCGAAACAGATTGAGAATCATCGACGGACTGTCCTCGAAGCGTATTTCgaggagagtgaagagatccaggggatgatggtgttCAATCTGATCGGCACGGCATTCCTATGGCATCAAGTTCGACATATCATCGCTATCCTCTTTCTGATAGGATCGAAACTGGAAAAACCGGAACTGGTATCTGATCTGTTGGACGTGGAGAAATTCCCTTCAAAACCGAACTACATGATGGGTCATCCCTTACCGCTGACGTTGCACCATTGTGGATATCCAGATGAAGCGGGGCTCGATTGGCGTTTCGGCGGCTATGACGGTCCATATTCATCGCtggcagaagaggacaaggagacaTTGTATCCTGTAGCAATGGGAGGTAGAGAAGGGTTTGAGAGAACACTCGATTCATCGAAACAACAGGCGGAACTGAGAGCTTGGCAAATCGGAGGATCTATGAAAAAGATGAATCAAGTCTTAGGACCCAGTAgagcagagaagatcggCGGATGTCTTTGGCCCGtaggtggaggtgagttccaGATGACGGGGAAATACAGGCCGGTGGAGACTaggacgagaggagaaacCCCCGATGAGGTCAATAGGAAATGGAGAGAGATAAAGGAGAGGCGAGGAGCTGCCGCAGcatcagcagcagcagcagcagcagggGCACCGGTGGCGACCGATATGGTATCTGCAAGAGACGAGTAGGCCAAAGAAAGATGGACCGGAAATTTTTGCCGGATGCCACTGCCACATTATGATCGCATTGTTATGCTCAAGAGCAGTTTATCATACGATGTATACATGATGAACCAGTGTACGAGCCCATAGAGGCTGAAAACGTCTTGCTATAAGCATGACACTTGCTACTAGGATGATGATTGGTCTCTCCAGCTACTGACATCCCTGTCCTGCATCCGCTCGCGTCGTCCAAATCCACGCCGTTTCTCGATTCACCCCTGCGGAACCAATTACCGACTGACAAACACCTCCTTACAcacccatcatcctcaatcTATCCGGATGTATCCCCGGAGCCGCACCTccccctccgcctcctccttgagcCGGCGTGAAAGCGGGTGGTGGACCCACTCCGGCCCCGTTCGCGGGCGAAATTCCTCCTTGTTGAGGTGGTGGGATCTGCATACCCTGGAATCCGTTGGGTGGAGGCGGTCGGAAAGGTGGCATCCCCATTCCAccgggaggagggaagggggGAACTCCCATACCgccaggaggagggaacGGCGGTGCGCCGTTAGCATTGGGAGGGAAGGGTGGTGCACCATTACCGTTGGGGGGGAATGGGGGtcggaaagaaggaggaggttgagaaggGTATCCGTTAGGTGGTCCGCCAGAGGGTGGgaatggaggagggaaTGCTGGggacagagaagagagtCAGCTAGGTATTCTGTCTTGAAGCCTGATGCGGGTTTTGTACAGCTTCCACGACCCGCCCTTCATCAAGCTCCATGTTCTTattccaccttccacacACACGTCATGGATTGAGGAGTGCTACGCCTCATGACTTTGGCTCTTCTCCCCGGATCCCTATAACCGACCGAGTCATCCTTATCCCAGATCTCCGGTTTTCCCCCGGGAAGGTTTGCATCTCGACACCTCAAATAGGTCACCACTGGTTCCATAGGTCCTCCCCCCTCCCGTACACAGATCCACACACAAAGAAAAACGAAAAGCACGCAACCATGCCATTTGATCCATGCCAGTCCAAACCCATCTCACGTTCCACTCACCCGGCTGCGTAGCTAAAGGATTCATGAATCCCGCCCCCAGTCTCATGCTAGgcgccatcatcatctgtgTCCTACCCCCACTCTCGTGCTGCTGgatgatctgatcgatgatgttcTGCGCTTTATCGTGGCCTAGCGAGGCGAAATAGTCTCGGACGTTCGAGACGTGGTTACGACCTGTGTTGTGGGCCTTGCGGGCGTTCATCGAGTCGTGGGTCAGGTAGCTGTGTTTGATATTGGTCGGTCGCAATTGAGTTGTTTCGGGCGGGTACGGCGAGGTCAGGTAGGGAAAGAAAATGGGCCAGAGGGAGAAGGTTACGAACGTCGGGATGGTCGAGGGGAAGATATGACAGCAGAGGAGACGACGAGTCAGGGCAGGAAAGGTGGATTGTCAGCACTGAGATTCGACTTCAAGATTTGCTGATTGATGTCCACGACGATTCCACGAGGACaaaagcgaagaggaagctgcTCGGAAAAACGAATGAAGACCATCATGAGCGAGCAGAGATGTCTAGACCGTAAACCCCACTGAAGAGCgcaccatcttctctctcggCCACACCCGTTCAGTCTCAGTCAGTGAAGGAGAGGCAATCGACCATGAGAAATCGATACAGGAAGCCATTCTGAATCACGAAACAGGAAGGATCATGAATGTGGAACAGACAAAACTCACATATCGCAATAATCACAATAATATTTCCCCATCTTTGCGGTCGTTCTCAGTTCTTATTTCGTCTGGAGTCAGGTCCTTCACGATACTTGCCTTTGATTTCCACTTCCAAGGTCGATCGAGGATTTCAGCGACGTGAATAGTTAGCTATCGATGGCTTAGGATGTACGGTAGAATGTTGAGTAAGACAAATATATCATTGTGTCAAGAGAgcaaaggaaggaaagagttCCGAAGGGGTCTCGTTTCCGGGCCTAGCATCTCGCGCGCCTATTGGTTCACTTTCCCGGATACGCTTGCCAAAAGACTGCTGATTATGAACAGTTCCACGATGCATGAAGGATGCTATATGCAACGAGTATGACGATTATGTCAAACAGAATATGTACAACAGGAATATACACGAATCATGTACTAACATGGGATTAAAACTCGATATGCTGATGGAATCGGTCCAGGCTCTCTCGCCTCTTTGGCGGTATCACGATATGATCCCTACTTCGACAATTTGTCAAAGTGTTTCGGAATTTGCCAACCCTGTCCTCTCAGTGTTAGGTCAGTCCAGATGTACGGTTCGGCCTCACGGCCGTATGACCGCAGCTATACAGCTCACATGCTGGCCTGCAACCCTCTTATACGCCTCTACTGCCTCTCGCATGGTGTAGGGCCTGTCCCAAGCTCTCGAATCCAAACGGGCAGGTGGAGTCGCTTCGGTCATATTGACCTGCGCTCCCTCGCTAACATCAGCTACTGCATGCCTAGCAAAGTCGTCCATACGCACCATGACGTCCCTTACGATCGCCTCAACGCAAAAAGCTGGGTTCCAGCCACTTGCTGTCAAAATCTCATTGCACACCGATCCTCCTGCTGTGATAtttccccctcctccttggaCGAACGGTAAACACCTTGGATGGAGGATACGCATGAACGGGGGAGAGTGTGGAAAGCTAGCTGGAAAGCGAAGTTCCGCAATGATGGATGGCACGTTGCGTTTCTTCAAGTCGGACCTCAACAGACTTTCGGGGAAGTCGTGAAGCTCTAGGAGCCAGCAGTAGAGACTGTAACGAGATCAGCGATGCTGCAAGCATAAAACCTACTTCTCACCTATCGATATTGGTATCAATGTAGAAGGGCAATTTTCCCCCCTCTTGGGCTCCGATTAAAGTCTTGTATTCCTTTCCGAGAGCTTTTG of Kwoniella newhampshirensis strain CBS 13917 chromosome 3, whole genome shotgun sequence contains these proteins:
- a CDS encoding tRNA pseudouridine(38-40) synthase, whose protein sequence is MSRYANLSRQELIARLSALEGISSSSSEPSTADVPPVAGPSVSHAAAAATAGPSTLTTTAPGVTTGDSTPSSAVDESLTGLNKSQRRANKRDEKPFHFPSHPTRHIALLVAYHGWPYSGLALQPPTSPDAPIVQTVESELIAALEKTRLIEVGKGWEGCGYSRCGRTDRGVSGEGQVVNLWVRSARRPGDGGSDLGGGGWKEAREPSPPKPAAPDEGQIEDESSTGKTVEAKSKSTTVEYPYPKLLNSVLPHSIRILAWSPLSRPFDSRFSCSHRHYRYAFHLRPTPTSPPLDLALMRDAAARLIGEFDHRNFCKLDGSKQIENHRRTVLEAYFEESEEIQGMMVFNLIGTAFLWHQVRHIIAILFLIGSKLEKPELVSDLLDVEKFPSKPNYMMGHPLPLTLHHCGYPDEAGLDWRFGGYDGPYSSLAEEDKETLYPVAMGGREGFERTLDSSKQQAELRAWQIGGSMKKMNQVLGPSRAEKIGGCLWPVGGGEFQMTGKYRPVETRTRGETPDEVNRKWREIKERRGAAAASAAAAAAGAPVATDMVSARDE